The proteins below come from a single Candidatus Bathyarchaeota archaeon genomic window:
- a CDS encoding DUF4921 family protein, giving the protein MEANLETPKSWASCSILICMPYNELRKDYLLDRWVVIATERAKRPIDLAKPHPPATKNSTCPMCVGNEHMTPPAVLLIKKENGEVTRSQDPQGGERPKDWLVRVIPNLYPAFTPPQQLADTEQVFQGNDFGYAIGHHEVVIETPVHGEEPSTAPLSQVELILGAYIDRFRELSAKSYVAYVSIFRNYGLEAGASMTHAHSQIIATPMVPKCIAEEQKALQAYRKEQGRCLFCDIIAREAKGPRLIFENSDFVVFAPYASINPMEFWIAPKRHSANIADLTADEIKTLAQTLKTSLAALKSLLNDPPYNYGIHQTIRGDYHWHLEVYPKLATWAGFEKSTGIYINTVPPEAAAESLKKAVAP; this is encoded by the coding sequence ATGGAGGCGAATTTAGAAACGCCTAAATCATGGGCGTCCTGTTCTATCTTGATTTGTATGCCCTACAACGAGCTTCGCAAAGATTACCTTCTCGACCGCTGGGTCGTCATCGCCACTGAACGTGCAAAACGCCCCATCGATTTAGCCAAGCCGCATCCGCCAGCGACCAAAAACTCCACGTGCCCCATGTGCGTAGGAAACGAGCACATGACGCCGCCTGCCGTTCTGCTTATCAAAAAAGAAAACGGAGAAGTAACTCGTAGCCAAGACCCGCAAGGTGGAGAGCGCCCCAAGGATTGGCTGGTCCGCGTTATCCCCAATCTCTACCCGGCATTCACCCCACCCCAGCAGCTGGCGGATACTGAGCAGGTTTTCCAGGGCAACGATTTCGGCTACGCCATCGGACACCATGAAGTCGTTATTGAAACCCCCGTCCACGGCGAGGAACCCTCCACTGCTCCCCTTTCTCAGGTCGAACTTATCTTGGGCGCCTACATCGACCGTTTCCGAGAGCTCAGCGCCAAAAGCTACGTGGCGTACGTGTCGATTTTCCGCAACTACGGCTTAGAAGCAGGGGCATCGATGACTCATGCGCACAGCCAAATCATCGCCACCCCGATGGTTCCCAAGTGCATCGCTGAGGAGCAGAAAGCCCTCCAAGCCTACCGCAAAGAGCAGGGCAGATGCCTCTTCTGCGACATCATAGCGCGTGAAGCGAAGGGTCCGCGGCTGATTTTTGAGAACAGCGACTTCGTGGTTTTTGCACCCTACGCCAGCATTAACCCGATGGAGTTCTGGATAGCCCCCAAACGCCACAGCGCCAACATCGCCGACCTCACCGCAGACGAAATCAAGACGCTTGCGCAGACCCTAAAAACCAGTCTTGCAGCCCTGAAAAGCCTCCTAAACGATCCACCCTACAACTACGGCATCCACCAAACCATCAGGGGCGACTACCACTGGCACCTCGAAGTCTACCCGAAACTGGCTACGTGGGCGGGCTTCGAGAAGAGCACTGGCATCTACATCAACACGGTGCCGCCTGAAGCCGCCGCGGAGAGCCTGAAAAAAGCGGTTGCACCCTAA